The nucleotide sequence CATTCGATGCGTTCATCGCTCGGCGCTGCGAGGAAGCCTCCGGCCCCGGCCGCAAGGTTGCCCTCGGCTTCCTCGGCCGCGACGGCTTCCTGTCACACCGGATCTGGCAGGAGCTGCATGGTCCGACGGCTGCCTATCTCGAGATCAACCGCCGCGTCAGCCTGATTGCCTCGGCCGACACGATGCAGCCGCTCGTCGACCTCCTCAGCAAGGTCTTCAAGATCGACGCGCCGACATTCGGCGACATGCTCAAGATCATGCCGGCCAAGGTTGCCGCATTCTTTGCCGGTTTCCCGGATGGGATTGCCTCCGGCGAGGAGCTCGCCGAGGCGCTTCCGGGACTGATGAATCCGGCCGAGATCGTCGCGCTCGCCGCCGGCCTGCGCGCCCGTCTCGTCGCCTATCTGCGTCAGGCCATCCCGGACTTCGACGACTGCACCGATCTCGTCCTCGCCGATCTCGGTTATTCCGGCAGCGTGCAGAAGGCACTGCGCCGCATCTTCGACCTCGAAGGCATCAAGATCCGCGTCCACGGCGCCTATCTGATGTCGCTCGACGACGCCTTCGACGACCTCACTGAAGAGGACAGCGCCGAAGGATTTATCTCCGACCTGGTGGTCACCCCTCACGTCAAGCGCATGCTGATCCGCAACGTCGCGCTGCTGGAGCAGATCTGTTGCTCCGCCGATGGCTCGGTACGCGACTATGACGGCAACCAGGTGCTGCGCGAGATCAATCCGCGCCCCGAAGGCCAGATCGCGCTGGCCGCCGAGATCCAGGCCGGCGCCCTCGCCTTTGCAGAAACCGCCGAGGAGGTCGCGCTCGATTTCTGTCTGAGCCCCTATGCCGCACCCGACATTGCCGCGCGCTGGTGCACGGCGACATTGGCGCGCCTCCTGCTGCTGCCCGACGAAGACGAGCTGGCGCTGCTCGGCGATTTGAAGCATGACGTCAATCTCGGCACCCATGCGCTGGCGCCGATGATCGACGGCGCCTTCATCCGCCGCCAGATCACCGCCCGCGGCCTCTCCGCCGCGTGCACGGCATCGGCGCCGCCGATGTGGCTCGCAGGCTGCTTTGCGCGGCTATCGCCGTCCCATGCCTATCTCTATACGCTGTTCGGTGCCAACCGCCTGCCCGCCGACGTCTTCGAGGAGAGCCCCTGCGATCCGGTCCAGATCGGCCTGTTCCGCGGGAATGGCGAAGCGACGCTGGAGACGGTGACCGTTCACCGCACCGGGCTCGGTGAACTGCGCCTGCGCATCCCCCTCTCGCGCGCCATGGGCATCGCCACGATCACGCTGCCGCTGGCGAAATTCGCCGCCGAGGGTCTGCTGCACGGCGTGACCGTCCAGTCCGCCGACGACGTTCGCGACGCCGCCGAGAGCCAGGACGTGCTCGGCATCACAGCTGAAAGCCTGGTCTATGCCGGCATTCAGCGAAACGGCGACCATTATCGCGCCGAGACCGAGGACGGCTGCCTGCTGATCCCGGTCGCCCCGATGACGCAGAACATCGCGATCTATTCCATCGCGATCACTCCGCTCGGAGCCGGCCCCAAATAGTGCGCCTGATAGCACCCCTCTGGACGTTGAAGTCCAAGGGCTGCGACTGGGGGTACGGAATTGACGGACGGGACGCGCGGAAATCTTGATCGGCTGCTGCTAACAGGCGGCGTCAGGCTCGGCCGCGCCCAGCGCGATCGCCTAGACTGGCTGGTCGGCGAATACGGCGCGCCGACGTTCGACAATGTGCCGGACATGAGGCGAAACGGCGTCATCATCCTCAAGGAGCCACTGAGCGGCGCGGCGGCCGAGCTGTTCTACCGCTCGCTCACGCCCGGCTGCGCCGTCGTCATCCCCAGAAGCGAGAATCCCGGCTTCGACTTCCTCAAGTCCAAGCTGACCGAATTCGGCACCGTCGGCCCCTGCGGCGCGGAGGGCCCGCACGAGATGTGGTGGGGCGGCATCGGCTGGTCGAAATTCCTCTCCGCCGCCAATGCATCCTCGGTCCGCCCCCGGATCGTCTCCTGCTATCCACGCGGCGGCGATGCAACCGCGGCCGCAGCGCTGCGGCACTTGCTCGAACGGTTCGAGCTCGCCTGCCATATCGAACAGATCCCGACGGAGTTCAACGACCGCATCCTCTGCTTCGAGAAAGCGGAGTTCATGGTGCGGATGTGGAACAAATATCGCGAACCGCTGCTGTACGTCGAGACCGGCGCGACCCTGCGCGAAGCGCCGCTGCTGCCGTCCTACCTCGGCTGCGACGTCGCGCTCCACAAGTGGAATCGCTGGGAGATGTCGACGCGTACGCTCTATCTCGGCCGCACCCATCGCACCGAAGCGCTGCTGCACACCTGGCAGCAGCTCGCCGCGTCGTATCCTGCGATCTGGGAGGGCTATCTGCTCGACCAGGCCTGGAGCCTGACGTCCTCGCAGGTGCCGCTCGACACCGTATGGCTGCCGCGCTCCTATCACGCGCTGAAGGGGGATCTCGGCGCGATGCGCGCCACCATCCTGCATGACCAGCAGACGACGACGTTGGAGCTCGGGCCCGATCCGGCCTTTGCAAGCATCGTGCGCACGGCTCGCCGTGCCGGCCGCACCGGTGCCCGCGACGCCTTCATGGTGATGACTGCGAAGGCCGAGACCGGTAACGGCATCGCCGTGATCCTGCGCGACATCTCGGCCAGCGACGCCGGCGCGGTGGCGGCGACCGTGGAGGCCGTGACCGGCGCCTATGCCGCCGATTGCGGCGGATACGGCCGGCTCGAGCTGTCGCTCTGCGCCTGGCAGGACGACGTCGGAGCCGCCCGCGACGCCGCGGCCCTTGCGCGCTACCGTATCCTGGAGATCGCGCCGGGACAGCACATCGCCAACGATTTCTTCGCATCCCATGCCGCCGACGACGCGGTCATGACCGCCCGCCAACTCTTTCCCTGACGGACACCTCACGATGCTCAAGACCATCATCCTGCTCACCGACACCGTGCAACAGCAGCAGCCGCTGGCCAATCTGCTCCGCGAACACAATCGCGACCTCGCCTTCTGCTCGGCGCTGCGCGCATCGGACCTCGGCGCGATCGATCCGGAGGTGCTGAGCGAAGCCCGTCTGGTGTCCTTTGCCGCCGACATCGCGGTCTCCGAAAAATTCCTGCTCCAGCTCGGCTACGGCGCCTACAAGTTTTTCGCCGCGCCGGTGCAATATCCCGGCTTGCCGCCGGCGCCCGACGACAGCGACGAAGATCCGCGGTGTTACTCCGTGGTCGCGCAGTCGATGACGATCTGGCCCGACTTCAAGAAGGTGGTCGGCCTCGAAACCGTGACGATCCCCGATGGTACCGTTGCGACCGAACGCGAGCGGCTGGTGTTCTCCCGCCTCGCCCATCTGTTCTGGCAGATGTCGGGCATGATCGCCGGCGATGCGACCGATCTTCCCGGGATCATCGAATCCAGCGAGAGCCAGCGTCCGACGTTCGCGATGATGAACTGAATTAGCGCGCGGGAGCGCGGAACCGCGCCGAGAGCGCGTCACGATGTTCCGGCGCTGCAATCGAGATCATGCGGTGCGCCCGCTCGGCAAGACCGCAGCCGCGCAGCTCCGCAACACCCCATTCGGTGACGATGGCATCGACGTCGGCGCGGGGCGTCGTCACGGTCTCGACATTGGCGACGATCCGACTGATCCCGTCGGATGCCGTCGCCGGCAGCGCGATGATCGCCCTGCCCCCGGGCGACGCATTGGCGCCGCGCACGAAATCGAGCTGCCCGCCGATGGCCCCGATGGTGACGCCATTCAGCGTCTCGGAATTCACACTGCCATCGAGCCCGACCTGAAGCGCCGAGTTGATCGCGACCAGCCGGTTGATCCGCGCCAGCACGTCCTGGCCGTGTGTGTAGGACGTCGGCCGCACTGAAACAGCCTCGTTCTCATGCACGAAGCGGTAGAGCCGCTGCGTGCCGATCACCTGGTTTGTGACCGTGATCCCGGCATCGATCCCCTTCTCCGCATTCGTCACCGCGCCGCATTCGATCAGATCGACCACGGCGTCGTTGATCAGGCCGGAATGGATGCCGAGATTGCGCGCATGCGACAGCGAGGACAGGATCGCATCCGGAATCCGCCCCACGCCGAACTGGAGCGTGCTGCCGTCGGCGATCAGGCCCGCCGCACGGGCGGCGATGCGGCGCGAAACATCGTCGGGCGGTGGTGAGGCCAATTCAACCGGCGGACGGCGGGCGGACACGCGGACATGGATCGGCACGTCCCCGGGCCATTCCGCGCCAAAGGTAAAGGGCGCATCCGGGTTGATCTCGGCGATGACGAGGCGCGCGCCGCGCGCGGCATCGATGACATAGTCGTTGGAGAGGCTGGCGCTGAGCCGTCCGCTGGATTCCGCAAGCTGGACCAGCACGACATCGGCCTTGTGGCGACGCGCAGCGAAGTCGGCATAGAAGGCACTGTAATTGCTCGGGATGACGTCGAGCCGCCCGGCTTTCGCAAGCCGCCGCGCATTGCCGATCACGCCATAGCTCTGGAACGCGACGTTGGGCGAGCTCGCTGTCGAGAACGTTTCCGAGAAGATCGGCCCGATCATCATGCGGAACGGCGGAAGTCGAGGTGCTTGCGCCATCAATGCTTCGGTCAGGGTGGCCGGTTCGGCCGTCGCCTGCCCGCACACCACGAGATCGCCGTCCCGGATCAGGCCGGCGAAGTCGATGGGCGGTGCGTTATCGGACACGCCCTGGGCCTAGTACGACTTGGCGAGGCCCAGCACCTTTTCCGCAATAAAACTGAGCGCGAGCTGCGGGCTCACCGGCGCAATGCGAGGGATCAGGACTTCGCGTAAATAGCGCTCGACGTGAAATTCCTTGGCGTAGCCGAAGCCGCCATGGGTCATCACAGCCTGCTCGCAAGCATGGTAGCCGGCTTCGCCTGCGAAATATTTCGCGGCGTTCGCGCCAGCGCCGCAGGGCAAGCCCTTGTCGTACTGCCAGGCCGCCTGCATCACCATCAGCCAGGCCGCCTCGAGCTCGACCCAGTTCACCGCGAGCGGATGCTGGATACCCTGGTTCTTGCCGATCGGGCGGTTGAACACCACGCGGGTCTTGGCGTACTCGGTGGCGCGCGCCAGCGCGAGTTTTCCCAAGCCGACCGCCTCGGCCGCGATGAGAATCCGCTCCGGGTTCATGCCTTCGAGGATGTACTGGAAGCCTTTGCCCTCTTCGCCGATCCGGTCCTCCATCGGAATTTCAAAGTCCTCGAAGAACAGCTCGTTGGAATCGACGATCTTGCGGCCCATCTTCTCGATCTCGTGGACCTTGATCTTGTTGCGGTCGAAGTCCGTATAGAACAGGCTGAGGCCGTGGGTGGGCGAGCGCACCTCCTCCAGCGGCGTGGTGCGCGCCAGCAGCAAAATCTTGTGCGCGACCTGCGCGGTCGAGATCCACACCTTCTGGCCATTGACGATATAGCGGTCGTTCTTGGCGACCGCGCGGGTCTTGAGCTGGGTGGTGTTGAGGCCGGTGTTGGGCTCGGTGACGGCGAAGCACGCCTTCTCGCGGCCCTCCACCATCGGTGGCAGCATACGCTTGCGCTGCTCCTCGGTGCCGAACACGACGACGGGATTGAGGCCGAACACGTTGATATGCACGGCTGATGCGCCGGACATGCCGGCGCCTGACTCCGCGATGGTGCGCATCATGATCGCGGCTTCGGTGATGCCGAGGCCGGAGCCGCCATATTCTTCGGGAACGCAGATGCCGAGCCAGCCGGCGTCGGCAAGCGCTTTATGAAAATCGTGCGGGAAGCCACCGTCGTGGTCCTTCTTCAGCCAATAGGCATCGGGAAAGCCTTCGCAGATCTTGGCGATGGCGTCGCGAATGGCTTCCTGCTGATCGGTGAGCGCGAAATCCATGATGGTCTCCTTGTGGAGGCTCTCAATCGCAATGTCATTGCGCTCGAGTTTTTTGGTTACGCAGAATATTCGGAAAGCCGCTACACACTTTTCCGGATCATGCTGTGGTGGCTAGCGCCCCATCTGCGAGGGCAGCCAGAGAATGATAGACGGAAACGCCACCAGAATCGCGATCGCAATCAGGTGCGCGATGAAGTGCGGGAAGGTGCCGTGGAACACCTCGGCGACCGGCCGCTTGGCGTAGCGGGCGACAATGAAGCAGTTCAGCCCGACCGGCGGCGTGATCATGCCAACCTCAGCAGTGACGATCTTGATGACACCGAACCAGATCGGATCGAAGCCGAGCGTCTTGATCAGCGGCAGCACGATCGGCACGGTCAGCACCAGGATCGCGATCTGATCCATGAAGGAGCCGAGCACGATGTAGCCGAACAAAATCAGCGTGATGATCACCCAGCGCGAGGTCTGCAACGAGCCGATCCAGGCGACGAGGTCCTGCGTGACGTGGGTGAGCGTGAAGAAGTAACCGAAGATCGAGGCGCCGACGAGGATCGTCACGATCATGCAGGTGCCGTGGCAGGCGCTGAGCAGCGCGCGGTAGAGCGTGGCCGGTGTCACCCTGCGCTTGGCAATGGCAAGCGCCAGCGCTCCGGCGGCGCCGAGAGCCGAGGCCTCGGTCGGCGTCGCCACACCCAGATAGATCGTGCCGGTGACGAGCGAGAACAGCAGCACCATCGGGCCGACCTGCCACAGCAACGAAAACCGTTCCCGCCACGAGACCGGCTCGACGCGCGGCGCGCGCGAGGGGTCCTGCCAGACCAGGAAGTAGATGGTCGCCATGATCGTCGCGGTCACGAGCATCGCCGGAATGATGCCGCCGATCAGAAGTTGGCCGATGTTGACCTCGGCGAGCAGGCCAAAGATCACGAGCGCCACGCTGGGCGGGATCAGCATCGCCAGTGTCCCCGAGATGGCGACGACCCCGGCCGCCATTTTCGGCTCATAGCCCTGCCGGATCATCGCTGGCAAGCTTGTCGATGAGAGCGTTGCAGCCGATGCCGTCGAGGTGCCGCAGATCGCGCCGAAGCCTGCTCCTGCCAGCGCGGTCGCCATGCCGAGGCCACCGGGAATCCGGCCGACCCAGGCAGAAGCCGTCTTGAACATGTCGTCGGCGACGCCCGACAGCAACACCAGATCCGCCATCAGCAGGAACATCGGGATGGTGATCAGTTCGTAGGACGAGACCGTCGAGAGCGGCGCGGTCTGCAAGATACCGAACAGGGTGCCGGTGCCGCCCACCATCAGCAGGCCCACCGAGCCGGCGAAGCCCATGGCGAAGCCGACCGGCGTACCGATCGCCAGCAGGAGAAAAAGCAGTCCGAGCACGACGATGACTGTCATTGGTCCTGCCGTTATTCGAAGGAGCGCGCTTCGCCGGCCTCATGGAGAGGCGGCAAAGGAAACAGATCACGCCCGGAGATCAGGCTGAGGATGTTGCCGAGGAGCTGCAGCGCCAGCCGCAGGACGAGCACGCCGCAGCCGAACGGCACCAGCGCGGCCGATATCCAGGTCGGCCACGCAATCGCGCCGGCGAGCACGTCGTTCTGCTCGTAATTGTCCAGCGCGCGCTCGAACCCGACCTTGCTGATCAGGACGAAGACGAACAATCCGGTGAGCGCCGTGACGATCTCCGAGAGCCTCCGCCCCGCCGGAGGAAAACGCATCAGCAGCACGTCGACGCCGACATGCGCATGCACACGCAAGGTGTCAGACAGCGTCAGGAAGAACACGGCCGCCAGCAGATAGAGCCCGATCAGATCATAGGTGAAAGAGAACGGGCTGTTCAGGACATAGCGCATGAACACGTCGGCCACGACCAGCGCCATGATCGCGAAGAGAGCGATGGCCGCGATCACCGTCAGCGCGCGCTCGAGCACGCCGAGTACATCTTCTGCCCGTTTGATCACCCGGCGTCCCCCTCTCGATATCGTGCTGACTACTTTGCGCCGCCGGTGGCGAGCAATCCCTCGAACTCCTTCAGGGCCGCAGAAGCCTGCTTGCCGCGGCTGTCGAGCCCGGCCGCCCATTCCTGCGCAACGCCCTTGAGCTTGTCCTTCATCTCGGCACGCGTCGCATCCGACAGCGGAACGAAGGCGATGCCCTGCTCCTTCATCTTCTGCTGCGTGACCTGCTGCTCCTTGTCGACATCAGCGCAGGCCTTCGGCGTGATCGCCTCCGAGGCCTCGTTCATCGCCTTCTTCACGTCATCAGGCAGCTTGTCCCAGACCGACTGATTGATGGAGTAGGCAACGATGAAGCTGCCGAAGCTGACGCCTTCGGTCGCATACTTGACGAGCTTGTCCAGCCCATAAGCGGCGACGCTGTCCATCGGGAATAGCAGCCCGTCCATGGTGCCGCGGGACAGCGACTCGTAGGCATCCGGCGCGGCCATGCGCACCGGCACCGCGCCCAGCGTGCGCACGGTGAGATCCTGCGCGCCGCCGGTGGTGCGCAGCTTCAGGCCCTGCATGTCCTTGATGGTCTCGACCTTCGCCTTGGCGGTCCACACCTGGTAGGGCGGCAGCACCACGGCCATCAGCAGCTTGATCTTGTTGGGCGCATATTCGCGGCTGGCCAGGACGCCTTCCCGCGCAGACTTCCAATAGGCCAGCGTTCCCTGGCAACTCGTCTGGAACGCATCCGGTAATTGCGCGACCTCGGAGAGTGGCATCTTGTCCGAGACATAGGACGGTCCGATGTAGCCGATGTCGATCACGCCGGACTGGGTGAGCCGCAGCATATCGGTGGCCTTGCCGATCTGCTGGTTCGGATAGTGCGTGAAGGTGACCGCGCCATTGGTCCGCTTGGTGACATCGTCCATCCAGGGCTTCAGCATCAGACGGACGAGATAGTGGTCTCCGGGGAAGCTATCGGCGACCTTCAGCTCCAGCGCTTGGGCCGACATTGTCGAAACCGGCAGCGAAAGCGCGAGCACGGCGGCAGCCCGGACCAGATTTATCTTCATCTCATTCTCCCTGACGCGTCCCACGCCGAAGGCGGCAGCGACTTGCTGCGGCACCGTCCGGCCCTCACTCCATTTCTTGCTTGAGGAAAATGTACATATATGTGAATTTATCTGTCAAGTATATGAACTATGCATACGGCTATGCGCGACGGAGCGGGGTCATCGAATTGACACTCGGGTTTTCTGAACCCTAACTCCACATATATGAATTCATCGAACGAGGCTCCATGGGACCGCTCGCCGGCTTCACCATTCTCGATCTGACCTCGGTGCTGATGGGTCCCTACGGCACACAGGTGCTGGCGGACATGGGCGCCGATGTCATCAAGGTCGAAAGTCCCGAGGGCGACATCGTCCGCCAGATCGGTCCCGGCCGCACGCCCGGCATGGGCGGGATGTTTCACAATGCCAATCGCGGCAAGCGCAGCATCGTCCTCGACCTCAAGAAGAAGGAAGGCCGCGCCGCGCTGCTGCGGTTGGCCGAGCGCGCCAACGCACTGGTCTACAATGTACGCCCGCAGGCGATGGCGCGGCTCGGCCTCGACTACGAGACGCTTGCCGAGCTCAATCCCGCTCTCGTCTATGTCGGCGCGTTCGGCTACGGCCAGTCCGGCCCCTATGCCGCCAAGCCTGCTTACGACGATCTGATCCAGGGCGCCGCGACCATTCCGACGCTGCTCGCGGCCGCCGGCGACGGAACGCCGCGCTACGTTCCCGTCACCATCGCCGACCGCATTGTCGGCCTGATGATGGTCAACGCCATTATGGGCGGGCTGATGCACCAGCAGCGCACGGGCGTCGGCCAGCGCATCGACGTGCCGATGTTCGAATCCATGACCGAGTTCGTGCTGGTCGATCATCTGGGCGGACTCACCTACGAGCCGCCGCTCGACCATGGCGGCTATGCCCGCCTGCTCTCGCGCTACCGCCGCCCCTACAAAACCAGCGACGGCTATCTCTGCGTCCTCATCTACAACGACAAGCACTGGCGCAGCTTCTTCGAGGCGATCGGACAGCCTTATTTCCTCGATCAGCCGCGCTTCGCCAACCACGCCGCACGCACCAAGCATATCGACGAGATCTACGAAGAGATCGGCCATATCTTCGCAATGCGCACCACCGCGGAATGGCGTGAGCTGCTGGAGCGCGCCGACATTCCGGTGATGCCGATGCACACGCTGGAGACGATTTTGGACGATCCGCATCTCAACGCGGTCGACTTCTTCAAGACCGTCGAGCACCCCGTGGAAGGCCGCATCCGACAGATGCGGGTGCCCTCGACCTGGAGCGTGACCCAGCCGGAAGCCGCCGGTCCCGCACCGACGCTCGGTCAGCACGGCCGCGACATTTTGCGCGAGGCGGGCTTCTCGACTGATGAGATCGAGCAGCTCGCGGAGCAAAAGGCAGTTCATCTGGCCGCGCCGCCCTAAAGGCGGCACGGGCAAAATCGCAAAGACACAGGGAGGAAACCGCGATGGCCGGACTTTATTTCGAAGACTTTTCCGTCGGCCAGGAGTTCAGGCATCCGCTGACCCGGACCGTCACGGAAATGGACAACACCATGTTCAGCCTGTTGACGCTCAATCCGCAGCCGCTGCACATCGACGCGCATTTCTCCGAAAAGACCGAGTTCGGCCAGCGCATTTTCAACAGCCTTTACACCCTCGGCATCATGATCGGCATGACGGTCTATGATACGACCATGGGCACCACCGTCGCCAATCTCGGCATGACCGACGTGACGTTTCCAAAACCGGTCTTCCATGGCGACACCTTGCGGGCGACGACGAAGGTGCTTTCGTTGCGGGAATCCAAATCGCGCCCGAAGGCGGGCATCGTCGAGTTCGAGCACCACGCTCTTAACCAGCACGACGAGATCGTCGGCAAATGCCGCCGCATGGCGATGATGCACAAGAGGCCGGTCTGATGCGTTCCATGCTGTTCGTGCCGGGCGATTCCCCGCGCAAATTCGAGAAGGCGAGCGAAGGCAAGGCCGACGCGCTGATCATCGATCTCGAAGATTCCGTCGTCACCGACAAGAAGCTGGAAGCGCGCGAGCTGACGCTTGCGATGCTGAAGGGTCGCCCTGGGCCGCACCGGCTCTATGTCCGCGTCAACGCGCTCGACACCGGCATGACGCTCGCTGATCTCGCCGCGGTGATGCCGGGCAAACCCGACGGAATCGTGCTGCCGAAATCGCAGGGCGGCGACGACGTGCGCCAGGTCGCAACCTGGCTCGAAGCCCTGGAAGCGGCGGCCGGCATCACGGTCGGCACGACCCGCATCGTCTGTGTCGCGACCGAGACCGCGAGTTCGATCTTCGGGCTCGGCAGCTACAAGGGCTGCTCCCCTCGCCTCGCCGGCCTGATGTGGGGCGCGGAAGATCTCTCGGCTTCGCTGGGAGCCACCGAAAAAGCTTCCGGCGGCGTGTTCCACAGCCCCTACCGCCTCGCGCGCGACCTCTGCCTGATGGCGGCGGCCGCAGCCGAGGTCGCGCCGATCGACACCGTCTACACCGACATCGACAATCTCGCCGGCCTCGAGCAGGAAACGCGCGCGGCTCGGCGCGACGGTTTTTCGGCGAAGGCGCTGATCCACCCCAAGCACGTCGATGTCGTCAACGCGGCGTTCGCGCCGACCGACGCCGAGCGCAGCTGGGCGGAGAAGGTGATCGCGGCGTTCGCGAGCAATCCGAACTCCGGCACGCTCCGGCTCGACGGCCAGATGATCGACAAGCCGCATCTTCGCGCCGCGAAGAAGATCCTCGGCCAGCCCTAGACCAGGACATCGCCCCACCATGATCGTTCGCCAAGCCGCAAACGTCCTGGAGATCATGGAATTCTTCGCGCAAACGAGGAAGCCGGCGACGCTTGCCGAGATCGCCGATCATTTCGGCTGGCCGCGCTCGTCGACCTTCAACCTGCTCGCGACGCTGTCGGAGAAGGGCTATCT is from Bradyrhizobium xenonodulans and encodes:
- a CDS encoding acetyl-CoA hydrolase/transferase family protein, whose protein sequence is MSDNAPPIDFAGLIRDGDLVVCGQATAEPATLTEALMAQAPRLPPFRMMIGPIFSETFSTASSPNVAFQSYGVIGNARRLAKAGRLDVIPSNYSAFYADFAARRHKADVVLVQLAESSGRLSASLSNDYVIDAARGARLVIAEINPDAPFTFGAEWPGDVPIHVRVSARRPPVELASPPPDDVSRRIAARAAGLIADGSTLQFGVGRIPDAILSSLSHARNLGIHSGLINDAVVDLIECGAVTNAEKGIDAGITVTNQVIGTQRLYRFVHENEAVSVRPTSYTHGQDVLARINRLVAINSALQVGLDGSVNSETLNGVTIGAIGGQLDFVRGANASPGGRAIIALPATASDGISRIVANVETVTTPRADVDAIVTEWGVAELRGCGLAERAHRMISIAAPEHRDALSARFRAPAR
- a CDS encoding acyl-CoA dehydrogenase family protein, with amino-acid sequence MDFALTDQQEAIRDAIAKICEGFPDAYWLKKDHDGGFPHDFHKALADAGWLGICVPEEYGGSGLGITEAAIMMRTIAESGAGMSGASAVHINVFGLNPVVVFGTEEQRKRMLPPMVEGREKACFAVTEPNTGLNTTQLKTRAVAKNDRYIVNGQKVWISTAQVAHKILLLARTTPLEEVRSPTHGLSLFYTDFDRNKIKVHEIEKMGRKIVDSNELFFEDFEIPMEDRIGEEGKGFQYILEGMNPERILIAAEAVGLGKLALARATEYAKTRVVFNRPIGKNQGIQHPLAVNWVELEAAWLMVMQAAWQYDKGLPCGAGANAAKYFAGEAGYHACEQAVMTHGGFGYAKEFHVERYLREVLIPRIAPVSPQLALSFIAEKVLGLAKSY
- a CDS encoding TRAP transporter large permease, producing MTVIVVLGLLFLLLAIGTPVGFAMGFAGSVGLLMVGGTGTLFGILQTAPLSTVSSYELITIPMFLLMADLVLLSGVADDMFKTASAWVGRIPGGLGMATALAGAGFGAICGTSTASAATLSSTSLPAMIRQGYEPKMAAGVVAISGTLAMLIPPSVALVIFGLLAEVNIGQLLIGGIIPAMLVTATIMATIYFLVWQDPSRAPRVEPVSWRERFSLLWQVGPMVLLFSLVTGTIYLGVATPTEASALGAAGALALAIAKRRVTPATLYRALLSACHGTCMIVTILVGASIFGYFFTLTHVTQDLVAWIGSLQTSRWVIITLILFGYIVLGSFMDQIAILVLTVPIVLPLIKTLGFDPIWFGVIKIVTAEVGMITPPVGLNCFIVARYAKRPVAEVFHGTFPHFIAHLIAIAILVAFPSIILWLPSQMGR
- a CDS encoding TRAP transporter small permease, which gives rise to MIKRAEDVLGVLERALTVIAAIALFAIMALVVADVFMRYVLNSPFSFTYDLIGLYLLAAVFFLTLSDTLRVHAHVGVDVLLMRFPPAGRRLSEIVTALTGLFVFVLISKVGFERALDNYEQNDVLAGAIAWPTWISAALVPFGCGVLVLRLALQLLGNILSLISGRDLFPLPPLHEAGEARSFE
- a CDS encoding TRAP transporter substrate-binding protein, whose product is MKINLVRAAAVLALSLPVSTMSAQALELKVADSFPGDHYLVRLMLKPWMDDVTKRTNGAVTFTHYPNQQIGKATDMLRLTQSGVIDIGYIGPSYVSDKMPLSEVAQLPDAFQTSCQGTLAYWKSAREGVLASREYAPNKIKLLMAVVLPPYQVWTAKAKVETIKDMQGLKLRTTGGAQDLTVRTLGAVPVRMAAPDAYESLSRGTMDGLLFPMDSVAAYGLDKLVKYATEGVSFGSFIVAYSINQSVWDKLPDDVKKAMNEASEAITPKACADVDKEQQVTQQKMKEQGIAFVPLSDATRAEMKDKLKGVAQEWAAGLDSRGKQASAALKEFEGLLATGGAK
- a CDS encoding CaiB/BaiF CoA transferase family protein, giving the protein MGPLAGFTILDLTSVLMGPYGTQVLADMGADVIKVESPEGDIVRQIGPGRTPGMGGMFHNANRGKRSIVLDLKKKEGRAALLRLAERANALVYNVRPQAMARLGLDYETLAELNPALVYVGAFGYGQSGPYAAKPAYDDLIQGAATIPTLLAAAGDGTPRYVPVTIADRIVGLMMVNAIMGGLMHQQRTGVGQRIDVPMFESMTEFVLVDHLGGLTYEPPLDHGGYARLLSRYRRPYKTSDGYLCVLIYNDKHWRSFFEAIGQPYFLDQPRFANHAARTKHIDEIYEEIGHIFAMRTTAEWRELLERADIPVMPMHTLETILDDPHLNAVDFFKTVEHPVEGRIRQMRVPSTWSVTQPEAAGPAPTLGQHGRDILREAGFSTDEIEQLAEQKAVHLAAPP
- a CDS encoding MaoC family dehydratase, translating into MAGLYFEDFSVGQEFRHPLTRTVTEMDNTMFSLLTLNPQPLHIDAHFSEKTEFGQRIFNSLYTLGIMIGMTVYDTTMGTTVANLGMTDVTFPKPVFHGDTLRATTKVLSLRESKSRPKAGIVEFEHHALNQHDEIVGKCRRMAMMHKRPV
- a CDS encoding HpcH/HpaI aldolase/citrate lyase family protein; translation: MRSMLFVPGDSPRKFEKASEGKADALIIDLEDSVVTDKKLEARELTLAMLKGRPGPHRLYVRVNALDTGMTLADLAAVMPGKPDGIVLPKSQGGDDVRQVATWLEALEAAAGITVGTTRIVCVATETASSIFGLGSYKGCSPRLAGLMWGAEDLSASLGATEKASGGVFHSPYRLARDLCLMAAAAAEVAPIDTVYTDIDNLAGLEQETRAARRDGFSAKALIHPKHVDVVNAAFAPTDAERSWAEKVIAAFASNPNSGTLRLDGQMIDKPHLRAAKKILGQP